One genomic window of Psychrobacillus sp. INOP01 includes the following:
- a CDS encoding S-layer homology domain-containing protein has translation MKKTTLRSLLLFIVLFLTIPLTQESTSAASLYKDIKNNFWAYPSIEWASKVGIMQGYPDGTFGPQKEITESQLVSVLSKFDTSYKAISPYVAKKNEDSASGYYRYFKSKNMPVNGYTNTQVRGKAVTRGQFARIIAAIDGYDLTETYAVQYLYTQNLSTGTNGKKTYEDFKPSRTLTRVDATVFLNRIAKRGTFSIKGLRNAPAGKDNVASELPTDFPDGGTIVFPSPDYEEPEKTPSSNHDARIASLDIESPTLIANGVDTSFVTLILKDCYGNNISYDESIPFVITSKSGAVITNEKGGKVSGSPILYTDGADLTAEITAIKSTKTVIDTISFKVSDNRSNNLNMSCYRTPVNVNITYAPQAELRIEHAVENNDKDGLVTIKATIVLPGGQVISDYKGKVVFTSSQLSFANKEVSFVNGVARTSVSSYTWGDFSFSARISEKDPRYSSELSSVVNKTHSHQIQIDRPLTTDYSCPRNFEVGFIIDSSGSMKRSDPERFRVSKSQKFISALSATTNIGAHFDSKGHFLAKGSASYVGSTFVNVGQSGGTNIADGLEVAINKFSNDSTPKIAILLTDGKSNTSKILSSLQKAKDKNIKIFTIGLGSVSQLNEPLLEQIANSTGGSYYHVEKNVNLAGTYQSILDEVTCETHPPGCSNYNQGFISPTIKSTQSNFYMNTFIDKSCGDVERVIVRFSSLEGDIDYELIYRGQNYFALEKKLDEIIDLSLFSEGMFISYDASGNLVGTKEVTIK, from the coding sequence ATGAAAAAAACTACTTTGCGGTCATTACTACTGTTTATTGTTTTGTTTCTAACAATTCCATTAACACAGGAAAGTACAAGTGCTGCTAGTTTATACAAAGATATCAAAAATAATTTTTGGGCATATCCATCGATAGAATGGGCAAGTAAAGTTGGTATTATGCAGGGTTATCCTGATGGAACTTTCGGTCCTCAGAAAGAAATCACAGAATCTCAGTTAGTTTCCGTACTATCCAAATTTGATACTTCCTATAAGGCAATCTCACCTTATGTGGCTAAGAAAAATGAAGATAGTGCATCTGGATATTATCGATATTTCAAAAGTAAAAATATGCCAGTAAATGGGTATACTAATACACAAGTTAGAGGAAAAGCGGTAACTAGAGGTCAATTTGCACGAATTATTGCTGCTATTGACGGTTATGACCTCACAGAAACCTATGCTGTCCAATATTTATACACGCAAAATTTATCAACTGGAACAAATGGTAAAAAAACATATGAGGATTTTAAACCTTCGCGCACACTGACCCGTGTAGATGCAACTGTCTTTCTAAATAGAATTGCAAAACGAGGAACCTTCAGTATTAAAGGTCTACGTAATGCTCCTGCTGGCAAGGACAATGTAGCAAGTGAATTGCCTACTGATTTTCCGGATGGAGGAACTATAGTTTTTCCATCACCAGATTATGAAGAACCTGAAAAAACACCATCTTCTAATCATGATGCGCGTATTGCAAGTCTGGATATTGAATCTCCTACACTTATCGCAAACGGTGTAGATACGTCATTTGTCACGTTAATATTAAAGGACTGCTATGGAAATAATATTTCTTACGATGAATCTATCCCATTTGTAATTACATCCAAATCTGGAGCAGTTATTACCAATGAAAAAGGTGGAAAGGTTTCTGGTTCCCCTATTTTATACACGGATGGAGCTGATTTAACTGCAGAGATTACAGCAATAAAATCAACTAAAACTGTAATTGATACAATTTCCTTTAAAGTTAGTGACAACAGAAGCAATAATTTAAACATGTCCTGCTATAGAACACCGGTTAACGTAAATATTACCTATGCACCACAAGCAGAATTACGTATTGAGCATGCAGTTGAAAATAATGATAAAGATGGATTAGTAACTATAAAAGCCACTATTGTCCTTCCCGGTGGCCAAGTAATTTCAGATTATAAAGGGAAAGTAGTCTTCACTTCATCACAACTTTCTTTTGCAAATAAAGAGGTAAGCTTTGTAAACGGCGTTGCCCGTACTAGCGTCAGTTCTTACACCTGGGGGGACTTCTCCTTTAGTGCAAGAATTTCTGAGAAGGATCCAAGATACTCAAGCGAACTATCTTCAGTTGTAAATAAGACACATAGTCATCAGATTCAAATCGATCGTCCGCTCACGACAGACTATAGCTGTCCACGAAATTTTGAAGTTGGTTTTATTATAGATTCCTCAGGTAGTATGAAAAGAAGTGACCCCGAACGATTTAGGGTGTCTAAATCACAAAAGTTCATTTCAGCTCTTAGTGCTACCACAAATATTGGTGCCCATTTTGACTCTAAAGGACACTTTTTAGCGAAGGGATCAGCTAGTTATGTAGGTTCTACTTTTGTAAATGTTGGTCAATCTGGTGGTACTAATATTGCAGATGGATTAGAAGTAGCAATTAACAAGTTTTCAAATGACTCTACACCAAAAATTGCTATATTATTAACAGACGGAAAATCTAACACTAGTAAAATACTTTCATCACTTCAAAAAGCAAAAGATAAAAATATAAAGATATTCACTATTGGACTTGGTTCCGTAAGTCAATTAAATGAACCTTTATTGGAACAAATTGCAAATAGCACTGGTGGAAGTTATTATCACGTAGAAAAAAATGTAAATCTTGCCGGTACTTATCAATCTATTCTGGATGAAGTCACCTGTGAAACACATCCACCTGGTTGCTCAAATTATAACCAAGGATTTATCTCACCGACGATAAAGTCCACACAATCAAACTTTTATATGAATACATTTATTGATAAGAGTTGTGGGGATGTGGAGAGAGTTATTGTACGATTTTCTTCTTTAGAGGGTGATATTGATTATGAACTAATTTATCGGGGACAAAACTATTTTGCTCTTGAAAAAAAATTAGATGAAATTATAGATCTTTCCCTCTTCTCGGAAGGAATGTTTATAAGCTATGATGCATCTGGCAACCTCGTTGGAACAAAAGAAGTAACCATTAAGTAG
- a CDS encoding S-layer homology domain-containing protein has protein sequence MAAIIFSLVFFNTDTKAKAPGFNGGVLNEYTYEEAFFLSGAPIKFSGKATISERASKNLITTTYKFNLSNPNGDKLTRSVSYVSTLEAHLDKGQTTSNTSIKSYSEKVTIGGDTYTLDDYQFSQASVIDNRPASDYYSGNVVGRKIYLKKAKGAKSTETITVFLNGRDVGYKNFWGATETQLLDFEINTSKGTAYVTSKVSDSKSRTLQYEPNTPSFSSFVGGHSVISSSNMISEYNYDIPFATSNKNSKGVLHLNQVNVPKIDRLIVPKFRDLSNHWAKSDIEKLYSLGIFDEASQFFSPNTPMVRYQFTVGVLKAVNLRVFEEPQKKTTSKKAIFADLDPKHPDYPYIESAVEKGIINGVNPNAFGPNQPIKRAQAVAILVRALGMEGRAPSPGFSTNYSDDKIIPAYAKDSVYVATELGLINGDEKNRFNPNQSLTRAQSSAMISRFLTFLESDLKQNYRDDMLFFD, from the coding sequence TTGGCAGCGATAATTTTTTCACTAGTTTTCTTTAATACAGATACAAAGGCAAAGGCGCCTGGCTTTAACGGGGGTGTGTTAAACGAGTATACGTATGAAGAGGCTTTCTTCCTTTCTGGAGCTCCTATTAAATTTAGTGGAAAAGCTACTATTTCAGAGCGAGCAAGTAAAAACCTGATTACAACTACATACAAGTTCAATCTATCTAATCCCAATGGGGACAAACTAACTAGAAGCGTCTCATACGTTTCAACATTAGAAGCACATTTAGACAAAGGCCAAACTACTTCAAATACATCAATAAAAAGCTACTCAGAAAAAGTAACAATTGGTGGAGATACTTATACGTTAGATGACTATCAGTTTTCTCAAGCATCTGTAATTGATAATCGTCCAGCAAGTGATTACTATTCTGGGAATGTAGTAGGAAGAAAAATATATCTTAAAAAAGCAAAGGGAGCTAAAAGTACAGAAACTATCACCGTGTTTTTAAACGGAAGAGATGTGGGCTATAAAAACTTCTGGGGAGCAACTGAGACACAGCTACTAGATTTTGAGATAAACACAAGCAAAGGCACTGCATATGTAACAAGTAAGGTTTCTGATAGCAAATCACGAACACTTCAATATGAGCCTAATACTCCCTCCTTCTCTAGCTTCGTTGGAGGCCATTCTGTTATTAGCTCTAGTAATATGATTTCTGAATACAATTATGATATTCCGTTTGCAACTAGTAATAAAAATTCCAAGGGAGTTTTACATCTCAATCAAGTTAATGTCCCAAAAATCGATCGTCTAATTGTACCGAAATTTCGTGACTTATCGAATCATTGGGCTAAGAGTGATATAGAGAAGTTATATTCATTAGGTATTTTTGATGAAGCAAGTCAATTTTTTTCTCCCAATACTCCAATGGTGAGATACCAATTTACAGTAGGCGTGTTAAAGGCTGTTAACTTACGAGTTTTTGAAGAACCTCAAAAGAAAACAACTTCGAAAAAGGCTATTTTTGCCGATCTTGATCCTAAACATCCTGATTATCCCTACATTGAAAGTGCTGTTGAAAAAGGGATTATTAATGGAGTTAATCCTAACGCATTTGGTCCGAACCAACCAATTAAAAGGGCTCAAGCAGTAGCGATTCTTGTACGAGCTCTAGGAATGGAAGGACGTGCTCCTAGTCCAGGATTCTCTACTAACTACTCTGACGATAAGATTATACCTGCCTATGCCAAAGATAGCGTGTATGTTGCAACAGAGCTAGGGCTTATTAATGGAGATGAGAAGAACCGTTTCAATCCAAATCAATCTCTTACAAGAGCCCAATCTTCCGCAATGATTTCTAGATTTTTAACCTTCTTAGAGTCTGATCTAAAACAAAATTATCGTGATGACATGCTCTTCTTTGACTGA
- a CDS encoding branched-chain amino acid aminotransferase, producing the protein MNNLKIRTTKNEIKNEKTPADQLVFGTKFTDHMFIADYTEGIGWHDHRIVPYQPITLDPSASILHYGQTVFEGMKAYLSEDGIVRLFRPEQNMKRMNSSADRLSMPQIEEELAIEALKQLIELDKEWIPTDPGTSLYIRPFMIATEAHLGVSASKTYSFIIIMSPVGSYYKEGIHPVKILVESEYVRAVAGGTGTAKTAGNYASSLKAQEVADREGYAQVLWLDGLERKYIEEVGSMNVFFKIDGEVVTPALNGSILDGITRKSIIELLKYWGVPITERKVSMEEIREAYLKGKLEEAFGTGTAAVISPIGELRWKGELFYVNNGETGELSQKLYDTLTGIQRGIIEDPFGWVVELEK; encoded by the coding sequence ATGAATAATTTAAAAATTCGAACTACAAAAAATGAAATTAAGAATGAGAAAACACCAGCAGATCAACTTGTGTTCGGAACGAAATTTACAGATCATATGTTTATCGCTGATTACACAGAAGGAATAGGTTGGCATGATCATCGTATCGTCCCTTATCAGCCAATTACATTAGATCCATCTGCATCAATATTACATTACGGACAAACCGTTTTTGAAGGTATGAAAGCTTACCTTTCGGAAGATGGAATTGTTCGATTGTTTCGACCAGAACAAAACATGAAACGTATGAATAGTTCGGCAGACCGTCTAAGCATGCCACAAATAGAAGAAGAATTAGCTATTGAAGCTTTAAAACAATTAATTGAGCTAGACAAAGAGTGGATACCTACAGATCCAGGAACATCCCTTTATATCAGACCTTTTATGATTGCAACGGAAGCACATCTTGGGGTATCAGCTTCTAAAACATATAGCTTCATCATTATCATGTCACCAGTTGGTTCTTATTACAAAGAAGGTATTCATCCAGTGAAAATATTAGTGGAAAGTGAATATGTTCGAGCAGTTGCTGGTGGTACAGGAACTGCTAAAACTGCAGGTAACTATGCTTCAAGCTTAAAAGCGCAGGAAGTAGCTGATCGTGAAGGATACGCTCAGGTTCTGTGGTTAGATGGACTAGAGAGAAAATATATTGAAGAAGTTGGAAGCATGAATGTGTTTTTCAAAATTGATGGGGAAGTAGTTACTCCAGCTTTAAATGGTAGTATTTTAGATGGCATTACGAGAAAATCTATCATTGAATTATTAAAGTACTGGGGTGTTCCAATAACAGAACGTAAAGTTTCCATGGAAGAAATTCGTGAAGCTTACTTAAAAGGTAAACTAGAAGAAGCTTTTGGAACTGGTACTGCTGCTGTTATTTCACCAATCGGAGAATTACGCTGGAAGGGTGAGTTATTCTACGTGAATAACGGAGAAACAGGAGAGCTTTCCCAAAAATTATATGATACGTTAACTGGAATTCAACGTGGCATTATCGAAGATCCATTTGGCTGGGTTGTTGAGTTAGAAAAATAA
- a CDS encoding gamma-glutamyl-gamma-aminobutyrate hydrolase family protein, whose translation MKPLIGICANYLSDDTVGITAGIGAKDQEWQLLADDYIVAIERAGGVPVILPITKDIETLTPLLQKLDGILFSGGSDIDPHLYEEYPKFGLGAIEPKRDFHEVCLARKVLSEMNIPVLGICRGMQLLTVATGGKLYQDLASQKPDGINHSVPKSIRHHAFHPVRIETSSILFDIFQGDELRVNSFHHQAVKELGKGFKATMTAPDGIIEGMEWEEPNRFVVAVQWHPEMMEEQVDTVRPIFNAFVEASKMTARAIELVPSAETIA comes from the coding sequence ATGAAACCACTAATTGGTATATGTGCTAACTACTTATCAGACGACACAGTTGGAATTACAGCGGGCATCGGTGCAAAAGATCAGGAATGGCAGTTGCTAGCAGATGATTATATTGTAGCTATTGAAAGAGCTGGAGGGGTTCCGGTTATTTTGCCTATCACAAAAGATATAGAAACTTTGACTCCACTACTTCAAAAGTTGGATGGGATATTATTTTCTGGCGGTTCTGATATAGATCCACATTTATACGAAGAATATCCGAAGTTTGGCTTAGGAGCTATTGAACCAAAGAGGGATTTCCATGAGGTTTGTCTAGCTCGTAAAGTTTTATCGGAAATGAACATTCCGGTACTTGGCATTTGCCGTGGAATGCAGTTGCTAACGGTAGCAACTGGAGGGAAACTTTACCAAGATTTAGCGTCTCAAAAACCAGACGGGATCAACCATTCCGTACCAAAATCAATTAGACATCATGCATTTCATCCAGTTCGAATTGAAACTAGCTCTATATTATTTGATATTTTTCAAGGTGATGAGCTGAGAGTAAATAGTTTTCATCACCAAGCAGTAAAAGAGCTAGGTAAAGGTTTTAAAGCGACGATGACTGCTCCTGATGGAATTATAGAAGGAATGGAATGGGAAGAGCCAAACCGATTTGTTGTAGCCGTTCAATGGCATCCCGAAATGATGGAAGAACAAGTAGATACAGTACGTCCGATTTTTAATGCTTTTGTAGAGGCAAGTAAAATGACTGCCCGTGCTATCGAACTAGTCCCATCTGCCGAGACAATAGCATAA
- a CDS encoding transposase: MGNMRKVWQPEIFYHITMRGNNKQRIFISKGDFNFFTHTLQQANTIYSFTIIAYCFMNNHYHLLIRSPRVPLSEVLIFINQQYSNYFKRKYKFVDQLYETRYYTNMISDPKELLKASKYIHQNHLYTQRTILGKLENYPYSSYPFYVDEKKYKPSYINTYLLPSLIKKYPELKMENYNMYCENIEMEVEKSSHNQYSLT, translated from the coding sequence ATGGGAAATATGAGAAAGGTTTGGCAACCAGAAATTTTTTATCATATTACGATGCGCGGTAATAACAAACAACGTATTTTTATAAGTAAAGGAGATTTCAATTTCTTTACCCATACCCTTCAACAAGCAAATACAATTTACTCCTTTACGATCATTGCATATTGTTTTATGAACAATCACTATCATTTACTTATACGTTCTCCTCGAGTGCCACTTTCTGAAGTGTTGATTTTTATCAATCAACAATACTCCAATTACTTTAAGCGTAAGTATAAATTCGTTGACCAATTATATGAAACTAGATATTACACTAATATGATTTCTGATCCGAAGGAGTTATTAAAAGCGAGCAAGTATATACACCAAAATCATCTTTATACACAAAGAACAATTTTAGGCAAATTAGAGAATTACCCGTATAGCTCCTATCCATTTTATGTGGATGAAAAAAAGTATAAACCTTCTTATATAAATACATATTTACTACCTTCTTTGATCAAAAAATATCCTGAATTAAAGATGGAAAATTATAATATGTACTGCGAGAATATTGAAATGGAAGTAGAAAAATCCTCCCATAATCAATATAGTTTGACATGA
- a CDS encoding response regulator transcription factor, whose translation MKDKVLIVEDEKNIARVLQLELEFEGYAVDIAYTGIDGLIKYREQKWDLVLLDLMLPGLNGLDVLRRIRTTEDETPVILLTAKNNTEDKVTGLDLGANDYVTKPFEIEELLARVRSAIRFAKSPTSVPVHDESVHVFESLLLNEQTREITNSGVSINLTPREYDLLLYMMKHPNQVLTREQLLDAVWGFDYYGDTNVVDVYIRYVRKKLEENQQSTLIQTVRGVGYVLKEQKNET comes from the coding sequence ATGAAGGACAAGGTGTTAATTGTAGAAGATGAAAAAAATATTGCTCGTGTTCTTCAGTTAGAACTAGAGTTTGAGGGATACGCTGTGGATATTGCATATACAGGAATAGATGGTTTGATCAAATACAGAGAGCAAAAATGGGATTTAGTTTTACTCGACTTAATGCTTCCTGGATTAAATGGGTTGGATGTTTTAAGGCGAATTCGTACTACAGAGGATGAAACACCTGTTATTTTGTTAACGGCAAAAAATAATACAGAAGATAAAGTAACTGGTTTGGACCTTGGCGCGAATGATTATGTGACTAAACCCTTTGAAATTGAAGAATTGCTAGCTCGCGTACGTTCGGCAATTCGTTTTGCTAAATCACCAACATCAGTACCAGTTCATGATGAAAGTGTACATGTGTTTGAGTCGCTTTTATTGAACGAGCAAACACGTGAAATTACTAATTCTGGAGTGTCTATTAATCTGACACCTCGAGAATATGATTTATTGTTATATATGATGAAGCATCCTAACCAAGTGTTGACACGAGAGCAGCTCCTGGATGCTGTGTGGGGATTCGATTATTATGGAGATACGAATGTTGTAGATGTTTATATTCGTTATGTTAGAAAAAAGTTAGAAGAAAACCAGCAATCAACACTTATACAAACAGTACGCGGTGTCGGATATGTGTTGAAGGAGCAAAAGAATGAAACTTAA